In a genomic window of Leptidea sinapis chromosome 14, ilLepSina1.1, whole genome shotgun sequence:
- the LOC126968067 gene encoding deoxyribonuclease-2-alpha, producing MLLGRMIKMFACLVVFSLCLVHIDSVTPQCRNERGEPVDWFYVYKLPREKNHLNPLVRRGVAYMFLTPSKLRGGWIMSDIAIGDPRSMVGRTLAPLYQEKNIISLVYNDQPPATENQPDLLQSVADMYSKSKRGQTKQSTMKKYKKFKLGEKYYDDYDLAEMCKMHSKFMKSRVESGHTKGVILGDKFTSLWLVHSVPRFPPVPDIHGLNTSSYSYPSSGMRYGQSFLCVSVQTSTLNQIGTQLKYNEPLIVYHHIPSEFDSELSNLVDVIRNKTIDTSPWYHIESFETLVGRKFLSFAKSAMFNDDLYSGLVAEVLQSDLLVESWTNGPGTLDSECNRNFQVRNIERLKFPIAKMSFTSHNDHSKWAVAVAHKMHNSQDTKVADYWVCVGDINRALPQESRGGGTVCTSGPILWGNFAHLIDSVQTCS from the exons ATGCTGCTAGGACGTATGATAAAAATGTTTGCGTGTTTGGTAGTTTTTTCTCTTTGTTTGGTACATATTGATAGTGTGACTCCTCAATGCAGAAATGAGCGAGGGGAACCTGTTGATTG GTTTTATGTCTATAAATTACCAAGAGAGAAGAATCACTTAAATCCACTGGTCAGAAGAGGAGTTGCATACATGTTTCTGACTCCTTCGAAGCTCAGGGGAGGATGGATAATGTCAGATATTGCTATCGGTGATCCCAGATCTATGGTGGGGAGAACACTGGCACCCTTGTATCAA gAGAAGAACATTATTTCATTGGTATACAATGATCAGCCACCAGCAACAGAGAATCAACCAGACTTACTACAGTCTGTTGCAGACATGTATTCTAAAAGCAAAAGGG GACAGACAAAACAGTCCACCATGAAGAAATATAAGAAATTCAAATTAGGTGAAaagtattatgatgattatgacTTGGCGGAGATGTGCAAAATGCATTCTAAGTTTATGAAGAGCAGAGTTGAGAGTGGACATACCAAGGGTGTGATACTGGGTGATAAGTTCACATCTCTGTGGCTTGTACACTCTGTTCCTAGATTTCCACCTGTGCCCGACA TACATGGTCTTAACACATCATCATACAGCTACCCATCCAGTGGCATGAGATATGGCCAGTCGTTTCTGTGTGTGTCCGTACAGACCTCCACTCTTAACCAGATTGGTACACAGCTCAAATACAACGAACCATTAATTGTGTACCATCACATACCTTCGGAGTTTGACAGTGAATTGTCCAACCTAGTTGATGTGATACGGAATAAGACAATCGACACATCACCATg GTATCACATAGAAAGTTTCGAAACACTGGTCGGACGCAAGTTTCTCTCGTTCGCAAAGAGTGCAATGTTTAACGACGATCTGTACAGTGGCCTGGTGGCAGAAGTACTACAATCTGATCTTCTGGTGGAATCCTGGACTAATGGACCCGGCACCTTGGACTCGGAGTGCAACAGAAATTTCCA AGTCCGTAATATCGAACGCCTTAAGTTCCCGATCGCAAAGATGTCGTTTACTTCACACAACGATCACTCCAAGTGGGCGGTGGCGGTCGCCCACAAGATGCACAACAGTCAGGACACCAAAGTGGCCGACTACTGGGTCTGTGTTGGAGACATCAACAGAGCG TTACCCCAGGAGTCCCGCGGTGGAGGCACAGTTTGTACGTCCGGACCCATTCTGTGGGGCAACTTTGCCCATCTCATTGACTCTGTACAGACATGTAGCTAA
- the LOC126968064 gene encoding probable methylmalonate-semialdehyde dehydrogenase [acylating], mitochondrial has protein sequence MASTIIKLLKSESQLFLQRKYSSAAPTTKLYIDGQFVDSKTSKWIELTNPATNEVIGRVPETTKDELDTALEAAKKAFKSWSQSTIMTRQQLMFKFARLLRENQSKLAAKITEEQGKTIADAEGDVLRGIQSVEHCCSITTLQLGDCIQNIAKDMDTHSYKTPLGVVGGVAAFNFPVMIPLWMFPPAIVTGNTCLIKPSEQDPGATVMMMELLQEAGAPPGVVNVVHGTHDTVNYFCDHPDIKAVSFVGGDAAGTHIYSRASAAGKRVQSNMGAKNHGVIMPDANKEHTLNQLTGAAFGAAGQRCMALSTAVFVGEAKEWIPDLIERARALKVNAGHVPGTDVGPVISVNAKQRILRLIESGVKDGAKLVLDGRGIKVSGFENGNFVGPSILTHVTPNMECYKEEIFGPVLVCLFVETLDEAIQLINANPYGNGTAVFTTNGATARKFASEIDVGQVGVNVPIPVPLSMFSFTGTRGSFLGTNHFCGKQGIDFFTELKTVVSFWRQSDVSHAKAAVSMPTQQ, from the exons ATGGCttctacaataattaaattattgaagtCAGAA TCTCAATTATTCCTACAAAGGAAATACAGCAGTGCAGCACCCACAACAAAGTTGTATATTGACGGACAATTTGTGGATTCAAAAACGAGCAAATGGATTGAACTCACAAATCCAGCAACAAATGAAGTCATTGGaag AGTCCCAGAGACGACAAAGGATGAGTTAGATACAGCTCTTGAAGCCGCTAAGAAAGCTTTCAAATCATGGAGCCAGAGCACCATTATGACCAGGCAACAACTTATGTTCAA GTTTGCGCGGTTACTGAGAGAAAATCAAAGTAAATTAGCAGCTAAAATAACTGAGGAACAAGGGAAGACCATCGCCGATGCTGAGGGAGATGTGCTCAGAGGAATAC AATCTGTGGAGCACTGTTGTAGCATAACCACTCTTCAGCTGGGAGACTGCATTCAGAACATCGCGAAGGATATGGACACACATAGCTATAAAACACCGTTAGGAGTTGTTGGTG GTGTCGCAGCATTTAATTTTCCAGTAATGATTCCGCTTTGGATGTTCCCGCCTGCAATAGTGACTGGCAACACATGTCTCATCAAGCCTTCTGAGCAAGATCCGGGAGCGACGGTGATGATGATGGAGCTGCTTCAAGAGGCTGGAGCACCTCCAGGTGTTGTCAAT GTCGTTCACGGCACCCACGATACTGTGAACTACTTCTGCGACCATCCTGATATCAAAGCGGTCTCCTTCGTCGGAGGCGACGCTGCGGGCACACATATATACTCGAGAGCTTCAGCCGCTG GTAAGCGAGTACAAAGCAACATGGGAGCCAAGAATCACGGTGTCATAATGCCAGATGCCAACAAGGAGCACACGCTGAACCAGCTCACAGGGGCGGCCTTCGGGGCGGCTGGACAGAGGTGCATGGCCCTCAGTACCGCCGTGTTTGTCG GTGAGGCAAAGGAATGGATCCCGGATTTGATTGAACGCGCTCGGGCTCTGAAAGTGAACGCAGGACACGTACCCGGCACCGATGTTGGCCCCGTCATATCTGTTAACGCGAAACAGAGGATTTTGAGACTTATTGAGTCAG gaGTTAAAGACGGTGCCAAATTGGTTCTTGATGGCCGCGGAATCAAAGTGTCAGGCTTCGAAAACGGCAACTTCGTTGGTCCCAGCATTTTGACTCATGTAACACCGAATATGGAGTGCTACAAAGAGGAAATATTCGGCCCGGTCCTTGTCTGTCTATTCGTTGAGACATTAGATGAAGCGATACAATTAATCAACGCAAATCCGTACGGTAATGGAACTGCTGTATTTACCACCAATGGTGCCACTGCGAGGAAATTCGCTTCGGAAATAGACGTCGGTCAAGTAGGAGTAAATGTGCCAATTCCAGTGCCATTATCAATGTTTTCGTTCACTGGCACTCGTGGTAGCTTCTTGGGTACAAACCACTTCTGTGGCAAGCAAGGTATTGATTTCTTCACAGAACTGAAGACTGTCGTGTCATTCTGGAGGCAAAGTGATGTGTCACATGCTAAGGCTGCGGTGTCGATGCCAACACAACAGTAA